From the Montipora capricornis isolate CH-2021 chromosome 2, ASM3666992v2, whole genome shotgun sequence genome, one window contains:
- the LOC138037814 gene encoding potassium/sodium hyperpolarization-activated cyclic nucleotide-gated channel 2-like isoform X2: MTEQRSLANHVQEGKSCDSPIDDCHTDPLNCEEILSPRRDQEDSGEICELQNESEHICANKHRISRCSCETENSILSSNYESLQGLQSFGDDGAEDNDPRNENILEIDHREEETTEAFGNATNFEVLRMLELSCSKPLLNGHTASDNDEEIMTEKPQEVISERQNKILTLGRRVRSLFELKRLQCHTAPVHFSRTANASVVITIESEEEDTNVVQNPVESKPRTDTSFSRLKEWLQPMDNKLNMKVFGSRKAMDEEMVRYKKAGWIIHPTSAFRLYWDLMILLLLIVNLFVLPVAIAFFTNDMSPAWIVANVISDGIFLLDIVLNFKTGVLIHGTPNKFILDPKEIAIRYAKGWFIIDLISSFPFDYIVSTASSSQSGRLLSASRALRILRMAKLLSLLRLLRISRLVRKIQQYEEVLNMTRSVIRFVNLISLMLLVAHWNGCMQYLVPVLDDFPDDSWVTIHDLRYKPWTEQYFWALFKALSHMLCIGYGRHPPQNMPETCVTITSMMTGATFYALFIAYSINVIQSMDSPGRSYREKLQQIEEYMSHRRLPVPLRDKITKYYEHRFQGKLFDEERLLHEVSRPLRKSIINHNCRELVRKVPFFSDADPEFVSAIITKLEFEVYLEEDIIIREGEMGTEMYFLKTGVVSVTCEGQASEDLTDGSYFGEICLLTNARRTATIVAKSVCDIYILHAEDFREVVDEYPEMRQLMESVATKRLSRMGKPVDLMTYQSRDILAGKQQQSSLNSVICSSCSYFANAQENMVTPEIIITRADSLNNDITNDNMVT; the protein is encoded by the exons atgactgaacAACGCAGCCTAGCGAACCATGTACAGGAAGGGAAATCTTGCGATAGTCCGATTGACGATTGTCATACCGATCCTTTAAATTGTGAGGAAATTTTATCGCCGAGAAGGGACCAGGAAGATAGCGGAGAAATTTGTGAATTGCAAAATGAATCTGAGCACATTTGCGCAAACAAACACAGAATCAGCCGATGCTCCTGTGAAACAGAAAATTCGATTTTGTCGTCGAATTATGAAAGTCTGCAGGGACTTCAGTCCTTTGGTGACGATGGTGCTGAAGACAATGATCCcagaaatgaaaacattttaGAAATAGACCACAGGGAAGAGGAGACAACGGAGGCTTTTGGAAATGCAACAAACTTCGAAGTTCTTCGTATGCTTGAATTAAGCTGTAGCAAGCCGCTATTAAATGGCCACACAGCGTCGGATAATGACGAAGAAATTATGACAGAGAAACCACAGGAAGTCATTTCAGAgagacaaaacaaaattttgaccCTCGGAAGAAGAGTGCGCTCCTTGTTCGAACTAAAGAGACTTCAGTGTCATACAGCACCTGTACATTTTAGCAGAACCGCTAATGCCAGTGTAGTCATTACAATTGAAAGTGAAGAAGAAGACACAAATGTTGTGCAGAATCCAGTAGAAAGCAAGCCTAGGACGGATACATCTTTTAGTCGCTTAAAAGAATGGCTTCAACCTATGGACAACAAATTGAACATGAAAGTTTTTGGAAGTCGAAAGGCAATGGATGAAGAAATGGTGCGCTATAAGAAAGCTGGATGGATAATTCACCCGACCAGTGCTTTCAG actttACTGGGATCTGATGATTCTGCTTTTGCTGATTGTGAACCTGTTCGTGTTACCGGTAGCCATTGCTTTCTTCACTAATGATATGAGTCCAGCGTGGATTGTTGCTAACGTTATATCTGATGGAATATTCCTTCTAGATATAGTGTTGAACTTCAAAACAGGTGTCCTTATTCATGGAACACCTAACAAATTTATTCTAGACCCCAAGGAAATTGCGATACG GTATGCGAAGGGATGGTTTATAATTGACCTCATATCTTCCTTTCCGTTTGATTACATCGTGTCGACGGCAAGCAGCAGTCAATCCGGTCGCTTGCTTAGCGCTTCAAGAGCCCTTCGTATTCTGCGCATGGCAAAGCTGCTTAGTTTACTTCGTCTTCTTAGAATATCACGTCTTGTGCGCAAAATTCAACAGTACGAGGAG GTTCTAAACATGACTCGTTCAGTAATCCGGTTTGTAAACTTGATCAGCCTGATGTTGTTAGTTGCTCACTGGAATGGCTGCATGCAGTATCTCGTTCCAGTTCTCGACGACTTCCCAGATGATTCGTGGGTTACGATTCACGACTTGCGG TATAAACCATGGACAGAGCAGTATTTCTGGGCGCTTTTCAAGGCCTTGTCGCACATGCTATGCATTGGTTATGGACGACATCCACCACAGAATATGCCAGAGACTTGCGTCACCATAACTAGCATGATGACTGGAGCAACATTCTACGCGCTATTTATTGCCTATTCCATCAATGTGATCCAAAGCATGGATTCTCCTGGTCGCAGTTACAGAGAAAAG CTTCAACAAATTGAGGAGTACATGTCGCACAGACGGCTACCTGTTCCTCTTCGGgacaaaattacaaaatattaCGAGCATCGCTTTCAGGGAAAACTGTTTGACGAGGAGAGATTATTACACGAAGTATCGCGACCACTACGAAAG TCAATTATCAATCACAACTGCCGGGAACTGGTCCGCAAGGTGCCATTTTTCTCCGATGCCGACCCAGAGTTCGTCTCCGCCATAATAACCAAACTGGAATTTGAAGTATATTTGGAGGAAGACATTATAATTCGAGAGGGAGAAATGGGCACAGAGATGTACTTCCTCAAAACGGGTGTCGTCAGCGTGACCTGTGAAGGACAAGCCAGTGAAGATTTGACAGACGGATCATATTTTGGAG AAATTTGCTTACTGACAAATGCTCGTCGCACGGCAACCATCGTGGCAAAGAGTGTGTGTGACATCTACATTCTACACGCGGAGGATTTTAGAGAAGTAGTGGACGAGTATCCTGAGATGCGGCAACTCATGGAGTCAGTGGCGACCAAGAGATTAAGTAGGATGGGAAAACCAGTGGATCTCATGACTTATCAGTCAAGAGACATTTTGGCTGGGAAGCAGCAGCAGAGCTCGCTAAACAGTGTCATATGCAGTAGCTGTTCCTACTTTGCGAATGCGCAGGAAAATATGGTTACCCCAGAGATTATAATTACTAGGGCCGATTCACTTAATAATGACATTACCAACGACAATATGGTCACGTAG
- the LOC138037814 gene encoding potassium/sodium hyperpolarization-activated cyclic nucleotide-gated channel 3-like isoform X1, whose amino-acid sequence MTEQRSLANHVQEGKSCDSPIDDCHTDPLNCEEILSPRRDQEDSGEICELQNESEHICANKHRISRCSCETENSILSSNYESLQGLQSFGDDGAEDNDPRNENILEIDHREEETTEAFGNATNFEVLRMLELSCSKPLLNGHTASDNDEEIMTEKPQEVISERQNKILTLGRRVRSLFELKRLQCHTAPVHFSRTANASVVITIESEEEDTNVVQNPVESKPRTDTSFSRLKEWLQPMDNKLNMKVFGSRKAMDEEMVRYKKAGWIIHPTSAFRLYWDLMILLLLIVNLFVLPVAIAFFTNDMSPAWIVANVISDGIFLLDIVLNFKTGVLIHGTPNKFILDPKEIAIRYAKGWFIIDLISSFPFDYIVSTASSSQSGRLLSASRALRILRMAKLLSLLRLLRISRLVRKIQQYEEVGGRVLNMTRSVIRFVNLISLMLLVAHWNGCMQYLVPVLDDFPDDSWVTIHDLRYKPWTEQYFWALFKALSHMLCIGYGRHPPQNMPETCVTITSMMTGATFYALFIAYSINVIQSMDSPGRSYREKLQQIEEYMSHRRLPVPLRDKITKYYEHRFQGKLFDEERLLHEVSRPLRKSIINHNCRELVRKVPFFSDADPEFVSAIITKLEFEVYLEEDIIIREGEMGTEMYFLKTGVVSVTCEGQASEDLTDGSYFGEICLLTNARRTATIVAKSVCDIYILHAEDFREVVDEYPEMRQLMESVATKRLSRMGKPVDLMTYQSRDILAGKQQQSSLNSVICSSCSYFANAQENMVTPEIIITRADSLNNDITNDNMVT is encoded by the exons atgactgaacAACGCAGCCTAGCGAACCATGTACAGGAAGGGAAATCTTGCGATAGTCCGATTGACGATTGTCATACCGATCCTTTAAATTGTGAGGAAATTTTATCGCCGAGAAGGGACCAGGAAGATAGCGGAGAAATTTGTGAATTGCAAAATGAATCTGAGCACATTTGCGCAAACAAACACAGAATCAGCCGATGCTCCTGTGAAACAGAAAATTCGATTTTGTCGTCGAATTATGAAAGTCTGCAGGGACTTCAGTCCTTTGGTGACGATGGTGCTGAAGACAATGATCCcagaaatgaaaacattttaGAAATAGACCACAGGGAAGAGGAGACAACGGAGGCTTTTGGAAATGCAACAAACTTCGAAGTTCTTCGTATGCTTGAATTAAGCTGTAGCAAGCCGCTATTAAATGGCCACACAGCGTCGGATAATGACGAAGAAATTATGACAGAGAAACCACAGGAAGTCATTTCAGAgagacaaaacaaaattttgaccCTCGGAAGAAGAGTGCGCTCCTTGTTCGAACTAAAGAGACTTCAGTGTCATACAGCACCTGTACATTTTAGCAGAACCGCTAATGCCAGTGTAGTCATTACAATTGAAAGTGAAGAAGAAGACACAAATGTTGTGCAGAATCCAGTAGAAAGCAAGCCTAGGACGGATACATCTTTTAGTCGCTTAAAAGAATGGCTTCAACCTATGGACAACAAATTGAACATGAAAGTTTTTGGAAGTCGAAAGGCAATGGATGAAGAAATGGTGCGCTATAAGAAAGCTGGATGGATAATTCACCCGACCAGTGCTTTCAG actttACTGGGATCTGATGATTCTGCTTTTGCTGATTGTGAACCTGTTCGTGTTACCGGTAGCCATTGCTTTCTTCACTAATGATATGAGTCCAGCGTGGATTGTTGCTAACGTTATATCTGATGGAATATTCCTTCTAGATATAGTGTTGAACTTCAAAACAGGTGTCCTTATTCATGGAACACCTAACAAATTTATTCTAGACCCCAAGGAAATTGCGATACG GTATGCGAAGGGATGGTTTATAATTGACCTCATATCTTCCTTTCCGTTTGATTACATCGTGTCGACGGCAAGCAGCAGTCAATCCGGTCGCTTGCTTAGCGCTTCAAGAGCCCTTCGTATTCTGCGCATGGCAAAGCTGCTTAGTTTACTTCGTCTTCTTAGAATATCACGTCTTGTGCGCAAAATTCAACAGTACGAGGAGGTGGGTGGAAGG GTTCTAAACATGACTCGTTCAGTAATCCGGTTTGTAAACTTGATCAGCCTGATGTTGTTAGTTGCTCACTGGAATGGCTGCATGCAGTATCTCGTTCCAGTTCTCGACGACTTCCCAGATGATTCGTGGGTTACGATTCACGACTTGCGG TATAAACCATGGACAGAGCAGTATTTCTGGGCGCTTTTCAAGGCCTTGTCGCACATGCTATGCATTGGTTATGGACGACATCCACCACAGAATATGCCAGAGACTTGCGTCACCATAACTAGCATGATGACTGGAGCAACATTCTACGCGCTATTTATTGCCTATTCCATCAATGTGATCCAAAGCATGGATTCTCCTGGTCGCAGTTACAGAGAAAAG CTTCAACAAATTGAGGAGTACATGTCGCACAGACGGCTACCTGTTCCTCTTCGGgacaaaattacaaaatattaCGAGCATCGCTTTCAGGGAAAACTGTTTGACGAGGAGAGATTATTACACGAAGTATCGCGACCACTACGAAAG TCAATTATCAATCACAACTGCCGGGAACTGGTCCGCAAGGTGCCATTTTTCTCCGATGCCGACCCAGAGTTCGTCTCCGCCATAATAACCAAACTGGAATTTGAAGTATATTTGGAGGAAGACATTATAATTCGAGAGGGAGAAATGGGCACAGAGATGTACTTCCTCAAAACGGGTGTCGTCAGCGTGACCTGTGAAGGACAAGCCAGTGAAGATTTGACAGACGGATCATATTTTGGAG AAATTTGCTTACTGACAAATGCTCGTCGCACGGCAACCATCGTGGCAAAGAGTGTGTGTGACATCTACATTCTACACGCGGAGGATTTTAGAGAAGTAGTGGACGAGTATCCTGAGATGCGGCAACTCATGGAGTCAGTGGCGACCAAGAGATTAAGTAGGATGGGAAAACCAGTGGATCTCATGACTTATCAGTCAAGAGACATTTTGGCTGGGAAGCAGCAGCAGAGCTCGCTAAACAGTGTCATATGCAGTAGCTGTTCCTACTTTGCGAATGCGCAGGAAAATATGGTTACCCCAGAGATTATAATTACTAGGGCCGATTCACTTAATAATGACATTACCAACGACAATATGGTCACGTAG